CGCACGAAGGAATGGACGCCGCTGGAGCCCGGGGTCGTGGACAACAAGTACTACGTCAAGGGCATCGGCACGGTGAAGGAGGTCACGGTCAAGGGCGGCCCCTTCGAGGAGAACGTGTTGACCGCTGTCAGGGGCTAGGAGGCGCTGGACCGGGCCGGGCACGCGCGGGGCGTGGTGGTCCACGGCTGGTTCTGGGGCACGACGTGCGTGGACGGCTTCACGTGGTGCCAGCACGCGATCTTCGGGTACATCAGTGCCGGGAACCGATCCACACCGCACCGCCGAGCCACTTCGCGATGCGCATCCCCGAGCTGCCGCGACCGGGAAGACGATGCGAGACGGCCGTCTCACCCAGGCGCCCCTTGCGCCTCGTCCTGATCGACGGGAAGGATCAGCGTGAAGGTGGCCGGGTAAGCACTGGTCAGGGAGAGCCTGCCGCCGAGCGGGACGGCCAGGTCCCGGGCGAGAACCAGGCCGATGCCCGCTCCCTGTCCGCCCCCGCTGTGCCCGCGGTCGAACAGCCAGGCCGGCTCGCCCGCCACGGCGCCCTCGTCGCTCACGTCGCTCACGTCGCTCACGTCGCTCACGTCGCTCACGTCGAAGGCGAGGGCACCGTCCAGGTCCCGCACAGCGATCCGGACGGTGCCGCGCCCGTGTATCCGGGCGTTGTCCAGCAGGATGCCGAGCACCTCCGACACGGGCACGCCCAGGACCAGGGCATCGGCCGCTGTGTCCCGTGCGGCGCACTCCAGGCGTCTGCCGTCCCGGGCGAACAGGCCGTGCCACCGTTCCTCGGCCTCCCGCAGCAGCTGACGTACCGCCGTCTTCCCGGAAGCTGGGTGGGACGCCTTGTCAGCACGACGATCAGCAGGTCGGGCAGTGCACCCGCCAGGGCCAGGACGCGCGGCATGACGGGAGCACGCCAGACTCTTGCCCAGCTCGTCCAGGCTCCTCTACCCCGCGGCCCGCAAAATTCGTTCTCGCCTGCCGTCACATTCCCCCGCTGGGATCCGTCAGGGAGGTGGCAAAGCCACACCGACCCCATCCTGCGGGGGCAAAGAACCGGCCCGGACTCCGCGACCGGCCCACCCTCGCCACGAAGTCCCTCACACCGGGAGACAGGACGGACACCACCATGCTGACCAACGTCATGTACGTGACGCTCTACGTCACCGACCAGGACCGCGCGCTGCGGTTCTACACCCAGCAGCTCGGACTGGAAAAGCGCATCGACTACCGAGGCCCCTCCGGACGCTTCCTCACCGTCGGCATCCCCGGCAGCCCCCTCGAGTGCGTCCTGTGGCCGCACCCGGCCGCCGCGGGACAGCCGGCCGAGGCGCAGCCCGGCGCCACGCCCGGCCCGGTCTTCCTGGAATCGGACGACCTGAGGAAGGACTTCGTCATACTGCGCGACCGCGGAGTGCAGTTCGACCAGAGCGCACCGGAGGACTACCCCTTCGGAATCCGCATCGAGGCAATCGACCCCGACGGCAACCGGATCTCACTGCGCCAGCGCGGCCGGACAGACGGCGACAACAACGACTGACCGTCCCGGGCCCCCGCACGGCCGGCGCCACACGTGCGTCGGCCGTGCGGCACAGGGCAGCGCGAATC
Above is a genomic segment from Streptomyces sp. R21 containing:
- a CDS encoding ATP-binding protein, which codes for MPVSEVLGILLDNARIHGRGTVRIAVRDLDGALAFDVSDVSDVSDVSDVSDEGAVAGEPAWLFDRGHSGGGQGAGIGLVLARDLAVPLGGRLSLTSAYPATFTLILPVDQDEAQGAPG
- a CDS encoding VOC family protein, which encodes MLTNVMYVTLYVTDQDRALRFYTQQLGLEKRIDYRGPSGRFLTVGIPGSPLECVLWPHPAAAGQPAEAQPGATPGPVFLESDDLRKDFVILRDRGVQFDQSAPEDYPFGIRIEAIDPDGNRISLRQRGRTDGDNND